In Streptomyces longhuiensis, the following proteins share a genomic window:
- a CDS encoding SigE family RNA polymerase sigma factor has translation MTATMAPVCSSASDAATRSAPRAAMTPHSSLPVPYAPAAHSTPYAPHKSYPSFASYVRARQPVLLRTARSLTANPCDAEDLLQTALTKTYVAWDRIEDHRALDGYVRRALLNTRTSQWRKRKVDEFACDELPEPETVAAADPAEHQALHDAMWRAIMKLPARQRAMVVLRYYEDLSEVQTAEVLGVSVGTVKSAVSRALGKLRADPELRPAKG, from the coding sequence ATGACCGCAACCATGGCGCCTGTCTGCTCCAGCGCATCGGATGCCGCGACGCGCAGCGCGCCGCGAGCCGCTATGACGCCTCACTCTTCCCTCCCGGTGCCGTACGCGCCGGCCGCCCACTCGACGCCGTACGCGCCGCACAAGTCGTACCCGTCGTTCGCGTCGTACGTGCGGGCGCGCCAGCCCGTACTGCTGCGGACCGCCCGGTCGCTGACCGCGAACCCGTGCGACGCCGAGGACCTGCTCCAGACCGCGCTCACCAAGACGTATGTAGCGTGGGACCGCATCGAGGACCACCGGGCGCTCGACGGTTATGTGCGCCGGGCCCTGCTGAACACGCGTACGTCGCAGTGGCGTAAGCGGAAGGTCGACGAATTCGCCTGCGACGAGCTGCCCGAGCCGGAGACCGTGGCGGCGGCCGATCCGGCGGAGCACCAGGCCCTGCACGACGCGATGTGGCGCGCGATCATGAAGCTGCCCGCCCGGCAGCGCGCGATGGTCGTGCTGCGGTACTACGAGGACCTGAGCGAGGTGCAGACGGCCGAGGTGCTCGGGGTGTCCGTCGGCACGGTGAAGAGCGCGGTCTCGCGGGCCCTCGGCAAGCTCCGTGCGGACCCGGAACTGCGCCCGGCCAAGGGCTGA
- a CDS encoding PAS domain-containing protein has translation MSSRPSRGAARLAAILDALPDALVLVNANGTVVNANTIALEAFEAPGTALVGRGLLDLLPEFDSRLIPGSMRRPDTTDERGRTKPTRMMARRTDGSEFPVEVTSANLADGRDAVDGYGNSSYGSGSYGSGASELLMLVVRDLSGTVDTEAELARSQRQTEMILRAAAEGVVGTDTDGRIVLVNPAAAQILGFRASDLGGQELHALVLHSRAGGEPFPYEESPLADTLRSGRKHRVRGQVLWSKSGAQVPVDMTTAPVRDGDQLVGAVMTFTDRRPYDELVVAHAEEIDRRDKEAESTATEHAETLARTIEEHEAQTARAEEEHAAELATITERHTEELSAEKDRIAALAEREKDRYEALAARHEQLLAVLGQSLRGPLDELRGQLTTLAADDAGQLWPEANQILHHLAAGYSRMTTLVDNVLGYQLLDSGDVQLTRTNVMLDAVVAAGVDGAVELIGPGRAQFAVHAPPIEAEVDAARLATALAHLVADVAGIDATGNARVGVVPTSGVGGYVDSTIVVAAALRGESVRIEVRGPYTGGDPVHEPIVRGIVRAHGGVLQTHEVPGMSGSAYVLEVPIGGGAGAVPVADPSGVAGVAGPGTSVPGTAVEVASAAGAPRAEAVAAAELGAGLPEQASGTRGGRRRARRASGASVDSFLESGVAAAAGAVPGADEAGQGGGDSEAAAPTGRRRRRAEESAAGAPGSAQGQLPAQATQTPAGGTPAGDAGVGTGTGRRRGRPNPAEVPVPAGADAGPGATEGSVVTAAEHAAGSPALGQTVPPQGVPVGASSGRRARRNPEQAALPAGGSGASNTSAASGASGASDASQAGQNVPAGRRARRALGSAPERETEQQAGAARTVFALPPAEADRTTPEPGTATDADAETTTGTGTAVGAGADGERHDAAQRHDTDDHTPPQPHPVQTVPGARAALPPENGARPRAAQPLPAEAPSTDPNSTQGRAISVRTLGQGVPFGRQIAEQQRPPRPQPSAPGTAQPLPNQALPNQQANPQAPAQPNQAGPATGKQPGPQAKQPSGAQGGPSGPKTGQQPVQTPGGTPSLQVPLPPQVPQPAAAPQEQTQHTLGGSGRRRRLSTRPDPAGTQPETGARPHPQSPSQSSSAQPKAQPQTPSGQSQPGQPQSLLSSSSEGRGRSYAIGAPDQDADEGPEPLDGPGGAVEVAIRPQPQPMDDELPPEPLDNPRRLLVWPAPDATTQQALSDRGYRPVTVHSREEVDAQIAAFPAALFVDPLTGPITRTALQSLRQAAVAAEVPVLVTAGLGQATREAAYGADPAVLLKALAPRDSEQHPSRVLLIEEREEIALALTATLERRGMQVARASSDADAVTLAAQMRPNLVVMDLLQVRRRRAGIVDWLRANGQLNRTPLVVYTAAVEDADLPRLAAGETVLFLAERSTSDEVQGRIVDLLAKIGTN, from the coding sequence GTGAGCAGCAGGCCATCCCGAGGCGCTGCTCGCCTCGCAGCCATACTCGACGCGCTCCCGGACGCGCTGGTGCTGGTCAACGCCAACGGGACCGTCGTCAACGCGAACACCATCGCCCTGGAGGCCTTCGAGGCCCCGGGCACCGCCCTCGTGGGGCGCGGACTGCTCGATCTGCTGCCCGAGTTCGACTCGCGGCTCATCCCCGGATCGATGCGCAGGCCCGACACCACGGACGAGCGCGGGCGCACCAAGCCGACCCGGATGATGGCCCGCCGCACCGACGGCAGCGAGTTCCCCGTCGAGGTCACCAGCGCCAATCTCGCCGACGGCCGCGACGCCGTCGACGGCTACGGCAACAGCTCGTACGGAAGCGGGAGCTATGGGAGCGGCGCCTCCGAGCTCCTGATGCTCGTCGTGCGCGACCTGTCGGGGACCGTCGACACCGAGGCCGAACTCGCGCGTTCGCAGCGCCAGACCGAGATGATCCTGCGCGCCGCCGCCGAGGGCGTCGTCGGCACCGACACCGACGGCCGGATCGTGCTCGTCAACCCGGCCGCCGCGCAGATCCTCGGCTTCCGCGCCAGCGACCTGGGCGGGCAGGAACTGCACGCGCTCGTCCTCCACTCACGCGCCGGCGGCGAGCCGTTCCCGTACGAGGAGTCCCCGCTCGCCGACACCCTGCGCTCCGGGCGCAAGCACCGGGTGCGCGGGCAGGTCCTGTGGTCGAAGAGCGGCGCGCAGGTGCCCGTCGACATGACGACGGCGCCCGTGCGCGACGGTGACCAACTGGTCGGCGCCGTGATGACGTTCACCGACCGGCGGCCCTACGACGAGCTCGTCGTGGCGCACGCGGAGGAGATCGACCGGCGCGACAAGGAGGCGGAGAGCACCGCCACGGAGCACGCGGAGACGCTCGCCCGCACCATCGAGGAGCACGAAGCGCAGACCGCGCGTGCCGAAGAGGAGCACGCGGCCGAGCTCGCCACGATCACCGAGCGGCACACCGAGGAACTCTCCGCCGAGAAGGACCGGATCGCCGCTCTCGCCGAGCGCGAGAAGGACCGTTACGAGGCGCTCGCGGCCCGGCACGAGCAGCTCCTCGCCGTCCTCGGCCAGTCGCTGCGCGGCCCTCTCGACGAACTGCGCGGCCAGCTCACCACCCTGGCCGCGGACGACGCGGGCCAGCTGTGGCCCGAGGCCAACCAGATCCTGCACCACCTCGCGGCCGGCTACAGCCGCATGACCACGCTCGTCGACAACGTGCTCGGCTATCAGCTCCTCGACTCCGGCGACGTGCAGCTGACCCGTACGAACGTGATGCTCGACGCGGTCGTCGCCGCGGGCGTCGACGGGGCGGTCGAGCTGATCGGGCCCGGGCGCGCGCAGTTCGCCGTGCACGCCCCGCCCATCGAGGCCGAGGTCGACGCGGCGCGTCTGGCCACCGCGCTCGCCCACCTCGTCGCGGACGTCGCGGGCATCGACGCCACCGGCAACGCGCGCGTGGGCGTCGTTCCCACGAGCGGCGTCGGCGGATACGTGGACTCGACGATCGTCGTGGCGGCGGCGCTGCGCGGCGAGAGCGTCCGTATCGAGGTACGCGGGCCCTACACGGGCGGCGACCCGGTGCACGAGCCCATCGTGCGCGGCATCGTGCGGGCGCACGGCGGTGTGCTCCAGACGCACGAGGTGCCCGGGATGAGCGGCAGCGCGTACGTGCTCGAGGTGCCGATCGGGGGCGGGGCCGGGGCGGTTCCGGTCGCCGATCCGTCGGGTGTGGCCGGGGTGGCCGGTCCTGGTACGTCTGTTCCCGGTACGGCTGTCGAGGTCGCTTCGGCGGCTGGTGCCCCCCGTGCGGAGGCCGTGGCCGCTGCTGAGCTTGGTGCGGGGCTGCCCGAGCAGGCGTCGGGTACGCGCGGCGGTCGGCGGCGGGCACGGCGCGCTTCGGGCGCGTCGGTGGACTCGTTCCTGGAGAGCGGTGTCGCGGCGGCCGCGGGTGCGGTGCCGGGCGCCGACGAGGCCGGGCAGGGCGGCGGTGACTCGGAGGCTGCCGCTCCGACCGGGCGGCGCAGGCGGCGGGCCGAGGAGTCCGCGGCGGGTGCGCCCGGGAGCGCCCAGGGGCAGCTGCCGGCGCAGGCCACGCAGACTCCGGCCGGCGGAACGCCTGCGGGTGACGCGGGGGTCGGGACCGGTACGGGGCGTCGACGCGGGAGGCCCAATCCGGCTGAGGTCCCCGTTCCGGCGGGAGCCGATGCCGGTCCCGGTGCCACCGAGGGTTCCGTGGTGACCGCTGCCGAACACGCGGCTGGATCCCCCGCCCTGGGTCAGACCGTGCCGCCGCAGGGCGTGCCGGTCGGAGCGTCCTCGGGGCGCCGGGCGCGGCGCAACCCCGAGCAGGCCGCGCTGCCTGCCGGTGGCTCGGGCGCATCGAACACATCGGCTGCTTCGGGTGCATCGGGGGCGTCCGATGCGTCCCAGGCCGGGCAGAACGTCCCCGCCGGGCGTCGCGCGCGCCGCGCTCTCGGCAGCGCCCCGGAGCGGGAGACCGAGCAGCAGGCAGGCGCCGCGCGCACCGTATTCGCGCTGCCGCCCGCGGAGGCCGACCGGACGACGCCTGAGCCGGGCACCGCCACGGACGCCGACGCAGAGACGACTACGGGTACGGGTACGGCTGTGGGTGCGGGTGCTGACGGCGAGCGGCACGACGCCGCGCAGCGGCACGACACCGACGACCACACTCCGCCGCAGCCCCACCCTGTCCAGACGGTTCCGGGCGCGCGCGCCGCGCTGCCGCCGGAGAACGGTGCCAGGCCCCGCGCCGCGCAGCCCCTCCCCGCGGAGGCCCCGTCTACTGACCCCAACTCGACTCAGGGCCGCGCCATAAGCGTACGAACGCTGGGGCAGGGCGTTCCCTTCGGACGTCAGATCGCCGAGCAGCAGCGCCCGCCGCGACCGCAGCCGTCGGCCCCCGGCACGGCCCAGCCGCTGCCAAATCAGGCGCTCCCGAACCAGCAGGCGAACCCGCAGGCGCCCGCACAGCCGAACCAGGCCGGCCCGGCGACGGGCAAGCAGCCCGGTCCGCAGGCGAAGCAGCCGTCCGGCGCGCAGGGCGGTCCCTCCGGCCCGAAGACCGGGCAGCAGCCCGTTCAGACGCCCGGCGGCACCCCGTCGCTCCAGGTCCCGCTGCCCCCTCAGGTCCCGCAGCCCGCGGCGGCCCCGCAGGAGCAGACGCAGCACACGCTCGGCGGCTCCGGCCGTCGCCGCAGGCTGTCCACCCGGCCGGACCCCGCCGGCACCCAGCCGGAGACCGGGGCCCGCCCGCACCCGCAGTCCCCGTCGCAGTCGTCGTCGGCACAGCCGAAGGCTCAGCCCCAGACGCCGTCCGGCCAGTCCCAGCCCGGTCAGCCGCAGTCTCTGCTGTCGTCGTCATCAGAGGGCCGCGGACGTTCGTACGCGATCGGCGCCCCCGACCAGGACGCCGACGAGGGACCCGAGCCGCTGGACGGGCCCGGTGGTGCCGTAGAGGTGGCGATCCGGCCCCAGCCTCAGCCGATGGACGACGAGCTGCCCCCGGAGCCGCTCGACAACCCGCGCCGTCTCCTGGTCTGGCCCGCGCCCGACGCGACCACGCAGCAGGCCCTGAGCGACCGCGGCTACCGCCCGGTGACCGTGCACTCCCGCGAGGAGGTCGACGCGCAGATCGCGGCCTTCCCCGCCGCGCTCTTCGTCGACCCGCTGACCGGACCGATCACGCGCACCGCCCTCCAGTCGCTGCGCCAGGCCGCCGTGGCCGCCGAGGTTCCCGTGCTGGTGACGGCCGGGCTCGGACAGGCGACGCGCGAGGCGGCGTACGGGGCCGATCCCGCCGTCCTGCTGAAGGCCCTCGCGCCGCGGGACAGCGAGCAGCACCCGTCGCGCGTCCTGCTCATCGAGGAGCGCGAGGAGATCGCGCTCGCGCTCACCGCGACGCTGGAACGGCGCGGGATGCAGGTGGCGCGGGCGAGTTCCGACGCGGACGCCGTGACGCTGGCCGCCCAGATGCGGCCGAACCTGGTGGTGATGGACCTGCTCCAGGTACGCCGCAGGCGCGCCGGAATCGTCGACTGGCTGCGCGCGAACGGCCAGTTGAACCGCACGCCCCTCGTCGTCTACACCGCAGCCGTCGAGGATGCCGACCTGCCGCGTCTGGCCGCGGGCGAGACCGTCCTGTTCCTGGCGGAACGGTCGACGAGCGACGAGGTGCAGGGCCGGATCGTGGATCTGCTCGCGAAGATCGGCACCAACTGA
- a CDS encoding long-chain fatty acid--CoA ligase, whose protein sequence is MLSTMQDVPLLISRILTHGSTIHGTSQVTTWTGESGPQRRSFAEIGDRSAQLAHALRADLGIVDDDRVATLMWNNADHVEAYFAIPSMGAVLHTLNLRLPAEQLVWIVNHAADRVIIVNGSLLPLLAPLLPSLTGVEHIVVSGPGDRSLLDGARPQVHEYEELIAGKPVTYDWPQLDERQAAALCYTSGTTGDPKGVVYSHRSIYLHSMQVNMTQSMGLTDEDTSLVVVPQFHVNAWGLPHATFMTGVNMLMPDRFLQPAPLAEMIESERPTHAAAVPTIWQGLLAELTAKPREVSSLGQVTIGGSACPPSLMKAFDELGMRVCHAWGMTETSPLGTVARPPAAAVGTDEEFAYRLTQGRFPAGVEARLSGPGGELLAWDGESAGELEVRGPWIAGAYYSGPDSEPLRPSDKFSEDGWLKTGDVGTISPDGFLTLTDRAKDVIKSGGEWISSVDLENALMSHPDVAEAAVVAVPDEKWGERPLATVVLKDGASADFGILRAFLGEKIAKWQLPERWTVITAVPKTSVGKFDKKVLRKQYADGELDITRL, encoded by the coding sequence GTGCTGAGCACGATGCAGGACGTACCACTGCTGATCTCGAGGATCCTGACCCATGGGTCGACGATCCACGGCACTTCCCAGGTGACGACCTGGACCGGTGAGAGCGGGCCGCAGCGCCGGAGCTTCGCCGAGATAGGCGACCGCAGCGCCCAGCTCGCGCACGCTCTGCGCGCCGACCTCGGCATCGTGGACGACGACCGCGTCGCGACCCTGATGTGGAACAACGCGGACCACGTCGAGGCCTACTTCGCGATCCCCTCCATGGGCGCCGTACTGCACACCCTGAACCTGCGGCTCCCCGCAGAGCAGCTGGTGTGGATCGTCAACCACGCCGCCGACCGCGTGATCATCGTCAACGGCTCCCTGCTGCCGCTGCTCGCGCCGCTCCTGCCGTCCCTGACGGGTGTCGAGCACATCGTCGTCTCCGGGCCGGGCGACCGTTCGCTCCTCGACGGAGCACGCCCCCAGGTCCACGAGTACGAGGAGCTCATCGCCGGAAAGCCGGTGACGTACGACTGGCCGCAGCTCGACGAGCGCCAGGCCGCCGCGCTCTGCTACACCTCCGGCACCACCGGCGACCCCAAGGGCGTCGTCTACTCGCACCGTTCGATCTACCTGCACTCCATGCAGGTCAACATGACGCAGTCCATGGGCCTGACCGACGAGGACACCTCGCTCGTCGTGGTGCCGCAGTTCCATGTGAACGCGTGGGGACTGCCGCACGCGACGTTCATGACCGGCGTGAACATGCTGATGCCGGACCGCTTCCTGCAGCCCGCGCCGCTCGCCGAGATGATCGAGAGCGAGCGCCCCACACACGCGGCGGCCGTTCCCACCATCTGGCAGGGCCTGCTCGCGGAGCTCACCGCGAAGCCCCGCGAGGTGAGTTCGCTCGGGCAGGTCACCATCGGCGGCTCGGCCTGTCCGCCCTCGCTCATGAAGGCCTTCGACGAGCTCGGCATGCGGGTCTGTCACGCCTGGGGCATGACGGAGACGTCTCCCCTCGGCACGGTCGCCCGGCCGCCGGCCGCGGCGGTCGGCACCGACGAGGAGTTCGCGTACCGCCTCACCCAGGGCCGGTTCCCGGCCGGCGTCGAGGCGCGGCTGTCGGGTCCGGGCGGCGAACTGCTGGCCTGGGACGGCGAGTCGGCCGGTGAGCTGGAGGTCCGCGGGCCGTGGATCGCCGGCGCGTACTACTCGGGCCCCGACAGCGAACCGCTGCGCCCCTCCGACAAGTTCAGCGAGGACGGCTGGCTCAAGACGGGCGACGTCGGCACGATCAGCCCCGACGGCTTCCTCACCCTCACCGACCGGGCCAAGGACGTCATCAAGTCCGGCGGTGAGTGGATCAGCAGCGTCGACCTGGAGAACGCCCTGATGTCCCACCCGGACGTCGCCGAGGCCGCCGTCGTCGCCGTCCCCGACGAGAAGTGGGGCGAGCGCCCGCTCGCCACCGTGGTCCTGAAGGACGGCGCGAGCGCCGACTTCGGGATCCTGCGCGCGTTCCTCGGCGAGAAGATCGCCAAGTGGCAGCTCCCGGAGCGCTGGACGGTGATCACGGCGGTGCCGAAGACGAGCGTCGGCAAGTTCGACAAGAAGGTGCTGCGCAAGCAGTACGCGGACGGGGAGCTGGACATCACGCGGCTCTGA
- a CDS encoding glycoside hydrolase domain-containing protein, translated as MHRTRRRHRRQLVVGLVLLLMALTALPASAWAEPGLPQPSPTPDAQLDPLAGLPQLSPTPDADLDADADLDADADLDADADPDLLAGITLPDLATIPGSVLGDFAPDGRASGPAGDPGAPGAVGGTSSVPRLPALSDPRMFRGRAFDTCMAPSLDTMRRWRSSKYGAVGVYFGGRGRACRRQPRLGHSWMKGVERLGWRVLPVYVGSQSPCVVAGAKKAYRIGRHPWSQGVREGRDAVRRARAVGIRPGSPLYLDMEAYNYRQKKCARTTLRFVRGWDRQVRRKGYVPGFYSSADSGVAHMRDAARAGVRDLPSVIWFARWHTRPRLAREPALRGSAWSSRRRIHQYAGNVKERHGGRTLVIDRNLVHAPVARIR; from the coding sequence ATGCACCGCACTCGCCGTAGGCACCGCCGACAGCTGGTCGTGGGTCTAGTGCTGCTCCTGATGGCACTGACCGCCCTCCCCGCGTCGGCGTGGGCCGAACCAGGCCTCCCCCAGCCGTCTCCGACGCCCGACGCCCAACTCGACCCCTTGGCCGGTCTCCCCCAACTGTCTCCGACGCCCGACGCCGACCTCGACGCCGACGCCGACCTCGACGCCGACGCCGACCTCGACGCCGACGCCGACCCCGATCTCCTGGCCGGCATCACCCTGCCCGACCTCGCCACCATCCCCGGCTCCGTACTCGGAGACTTCGCACCCGACGGCCGAGCCTCAGGTCCGGCCGGGGACCCGGGAGCACCGGGCGCCGTCGGCGGAACCTCCTCCGTACCCCGGCTCCCCGCCCTCTCCGATCCGCGGATGTTCCGCGGGCGGGCGTTCGACACCTGCATGGCGCCGTCGCTCGACACCATGCGGCGCTGGCGGTCGTCGAAGTACGGGGCGGTGGGCGTGTACTTCGGGGGCCGTGGGCGGGCCTGTCGTCGTCAGCCCCGGCTCGGGCACAGTTGGATGAAGGGGGTGGAGCGGCTGGGGTGGCGGGTGCTGCCGGTGTATGTCGGGTCGCAGTCGCCGTGTGTCGTCGCGGGTGCCAAGAAGGCCTATCGCATCGGCCGTCACCCCTGGAGCCAGGGCGTGCGGGAGGGGCGGGACGCCGTACGCAGGGCGCGGGCCGTCGGCATCCGGCCGGGCAGCCCGCTCTATCTCGACATGGAGGCATACAACTACCGGCAGAAGAAGTGCGCCCGCACGACGCTCCGCTTTGTGCGGGGCTGGGACCGGCAGGTGCGCCGGAAGGGGTATGTGCCCGGGTTCTACAGCAGTGCCGACTCCGGGGTGGCGCACATGCGGGACGCGGCGCGGGCGGGGGTGCGGGATCTGCCGTCGGTGATCTGGTTCGCGCGCTGGCACACGCGGCCCCGGCTGGCCCGGGAGCCCGCGCTGCGGGGGTCCGCCTGGAGTTCGCGGCGCAGGATCCACCAGTACGCGGGGAACGTGAAGGAGCGGCACGGCGGGCGGACCCTCGTCATCGACCGGAACCTGGTGCACGCGCCGGTGGCCCGCATCCGGTGA